A stretch of Bradyrhizobium sp. CCBAU 53338 DNA encodes these proteins:
- a CDS encoding exopolysaccharide transport family protein yields MRLAFWRAGKDKAVIERAVSKAKHETKPEAKHQVEAKPAPMAVKQVPAESGDIDLHALGGALARKRGWIVVPTVLALVASVAVVNLVTPRYKSEARILIDGRENVFLRPSSDRSTEERQALDPEAVTSQVQLVLSRDLAREIIKKNKLAERPEFDPVLQGVSPLKSLAALIGIGRDPFSMTPEERVLDAYYDRLQAYAVDKSRVIVVEFQSQDPELAVRVANSIADGYLVLQQAARQDQARNASQWLAGEIENLRKKVSDAEAKVEDFRSKSSLFVGTNNTTLSNQQMGEVNTQLNNARALKADAESKARLIREMLQSGKPIEASEVVNSELMRRLSEQRVTLRAQLAEQSSTLLGNHPRIKELKAQLSDLDGQIRDEAAKISRSLENDARIASGRVDGLTTSLEQLKKQATSTNGQDVQLRALEREAKAQRDLLETYLAKYREANTRETIDTAPTEGRIISRAIVSNTPAYPKKLPIVLIATLATLLLSSGLVVTGELLRQTAPRAIGTLAPAVVRQEPVVQEPVVQEPIADAVEIESAPLQPEMTASVNVSEVAEIGQLAENLKAAGPAAKKVTVLGTASGDAITLSALTLARHLARDARVVVVDLAASSPTIAAVSVDPTAPGLAELMQGQASFAQVITRDKLSRLHLVMAGRPGFDRSVLQSPRVTLAIDALLRAYDHVLVDAGSAEDLPAELLTAHARAVVVPDVSMEADARALMCEQLKAVGFSDVTMLSRPVQPSDAGEAPRVVAA; encoded by the coding sequence ATGCGTTTAGCGTTCTGGCGTGCCGGCAAGGACAAGGCCGTCATCGAGCGGGCCGTTTCGAAAGCCAAGCACGAAACCAAGCCTGAGGCCAAGCATCAGGTTGAAGCCAAGCCCGCGCCGATGGCCGTAAAGCAGGTGCCTGCCGAATCCGGCGACATCGATCTGCATGCGCTCGGTGGCGCGCTCGCGCGCAAGCGCGGCTGGATCGTCGTGCCGACGGTGCTGGCGCTCGTCGCGTCGGTCGCCGTCGTCAATCTCGTCACGCCGCGCTACAAGTCGGAAGCCCGCATCCTGATCGACGGCCGCGAGAACGTCTTCCTGCGCCCGAGCAGCGACCGCAGCACCGAGGAGCGGCAGGCGCTCGACCCCGAGGCCGTCACCAGCCAGGTGCAACTCGTGCTGTCGCGCGACCTCGCCCGCGAGATCATCAAGAAGAACAAGCTGGCCGAGCGGCCGGAATTCGATCCCGTGCTGCAAGGCGTCTCGCCGCTGAAATCGCTCGCCGCGCTGATCGGCATCGGTCGCGATCCGTTCTCGATGACGCCGGAAGAGCGCGTGCTTGACGCGTATTACGACCGGCTTCAGGCTTACGCCGTCGACAAGTCGCGCGTGATCGTGGTCGAATTCCAGTCGCAGGATCCCGAGCTTGCGGTCCGCGTCGCCAATTCGATCGCCGACGGCTATCTCGTGCTCCAGCAGGCCGCGCGCCAGGATCAGGCGCGCAACGCCAGCCAGTGGCTTGCAGGCGAGATAGAGAATCTGCGCAAGAAGGTCTCCGACGCCGAAGCCAAGGTCGAGGACTTCCGCTCGAAGTCGTCGCTGTTCGTCGGCACCAACAACACCACGCTGTCGAACCAGCAGATGGGCGAGGTCAACACCCAGCTCAACAATGCGCGCGCGCTGAAGGCGGACGCCGAGTCCAAGGCCCGGTTGATTCGCGAGATGCTTCAGAGCGGCAAGCCTATCGAGGCCTCCGAGGTCGTGAACTCCGAGCTGATGCGGCGCTTGTCGGAGCAGCGGGTGACGCTGCGTGCGCAGCTCGCGGAGCAATCGTCCACGCTGCTCGGCAATCATCCGCGCATCAAGGAACTGAAGGCGCAGCTCAGCGACCTCGACGGTCAGATCCGCGACGAGGCGGCCAAGATCTCGCGCTCGCTGGAAAACGACGCGCGGATCGCCAGTGGCCGGGTCGACGGCCTGACCACCAGCCTCGAGCAGCTCAAGAAGCAGGCCACCTCGACCAACGGCCAGGACGTCCAGCTCCGTGCGCTCGAGCGCGAAGCCAAGGCGCAGCGCGACTTGCTTGAAACCTATCTCGCCAAATACCGCGAAGCCAATACCCGCGAGACCATCGATACCGCCCCGACGGAGGGCCGCATCATCTCGCGCGCCATCGTCTCCAATACGCCGGCCTATCCGAAGAAACTGCCGATCGTGCTGATCGCGACACTGGCGACGCTGCTGCTCTCGTCCGGTCTCGTCGTCACCGGCGAGCTTCTGCGCCAGACCGCACCGCGTGCCATCGGCACGCTCGCGCCGGCGGTGGTTCGCCAAGAGCCGGTTGTCCAGGAGCCGGTCGTGCAAGAGCCGATCGCCGATGCGGTCGAGATCGAGTCTGCACCGCTCCAGCCGGAGATGACAGCCAGCGTCAATGTCAGCGAAGTCGCCGAGATCGGGCAGCTGGCCGAAAACCTCAAGGCCGCAGGTCCGGCCGCGAAGAAGGTGACCGTCCTCGGCACCGCGTCCGGCGACGCCATCACGTTGTCCGCGCTGACGCTCGCCCGGCATCTGGCGCGCGACGCGCGTGTTGTCGTGGTCGATCTCGCCGCGTCCTCGCCCACGATCGCCGCAGTGTCCGTCGATCCGACGGCGCCCGGTCTCGCCGAGCTCATGCAGGGGCAGGCTTCGTTTGCGCAGGTCATCACGCGCGACAAGCTCTCGCGGCTGCATCTGGTCATGGCCGGTCGTCCCGGCTTCGATCGCAGCGTGCTCCAGTCGCCGCGGGTGACGCTCGCCATCGACGCGTTGCTGCGTGCTTACGATCATGTGCTGGTCGATGCCGGGAGCGCCGAGGATCTGCCGGCCGAACTGCTGACGGCACATGCCCGCGCCGTCGTGGTACCCGATGTTTCGATGGAGGCCGACGCGCGCGCGCTGATGTGTGAGCAACTCAAGGCGGTCGGTTTCAGCGATGTGACCATGCTGAGCCGGCCGGTGCAGCCGTCGGATGCTGGCGAGGCGCCGCGCGTGGTGGCGGCGTAA
- a CDS encoding GNAT family N-acetyltransferase — protein sequence MTMAAAVQSRTAESPARSKASRIGHVDVVRDLAEAEAAWRALEEPGHLSTPYQRFDFLASWQRSVGEREGARPFIVIARDAEARPLALLPLALRQSHGVRTACFMGGKHTTFNMGLWNAEFAAQAVATDIDALFAPLRDQVDVLALTQQPKRWHDQQNPFALLPQQSAINGCPLLTIEPGGPPASRISNSFRRRLKSKEKKLQALAGYRYHLATTDADIARLLDWFFRVKPARMAEQKLPDVFAEPGVEQFIRNACLTPRGEGRIIDIHVLECQEEVIAIFAGVADGQRFSSMFNTYTMSEHARYSPGLILMRYIIDRYAERGYRSLDLGIGSDDYKRMFCKSDEDIFDSFVPLTSRGKLAAMAMSSLNHGKRLVKQNQMLFDLARRLRQAFG from the coding sequence ATGACCATGGCTGCGGCGGTGCAAAGCCGGACGGCAGAATCGCCAGCACGGTCGAAAGCGAGCCGTATCGGGCATGTCGACGTCGTCCGAGATCTTGCGGAGGCCGAGGCGGCCTGGCGTGCGCTCGAAGAGCCCGGTCACCTCTCCACGCCCTATCAGCGGTTCGATTTCCTCGCCTCGTGGCAGCGCTCGGTCGGAGAACGCGAGGGCGCCCGCCCCTTCATCGTCATTGCGCGCGACGCCGAGGCGCGGCCGCTCGCGCTGCTGCCGCTCGCACTCCGCCAAAGCCACGGCGTCCGTACGGCCTGCTTCATGGGCGGCAAGCATACGACCTTCAACATGGGGCTGTGGAACGCCGAGTTCGCGGCACAGGCCGTTGCCACGGATATCGACGCACTGTTCGCCCCCTTGCGTGATCAGGTCGACGTGCTCGCGCTGACGCAGCAGCCCAAGCGCTGGCACGACCAGCAAAACCCGTTTGCGTTGTTGCCGCAGCAGAGTGCCATCAACGGCTGCCCGCTGCTGACGATCGAGCCGGGCGGTCCCCCAGCCTCGCGGATCAGCAACTCCTTCCGCCGCCGGCTGAAGAGCAAGGAGAAGAAGCTTCAGGCGCTCGCCGGCTACCGCTATCACCTTGCGACAACGGACGCCGACATCGCCCGCCTGCTCGACTGGTTCTTCCGCGTCAAGCCGGCGCGGATGGCGGAGCAGAAACTGCCTGATGTCTTTGCCGAGCCTGGGGTCGAACAGTTCATCCGCAACGCCTGCCTCACGCCGCGCGGCGAAGGCCGGATCATCGACATCCATGTGCTCGAATGCCAGGAGGAAGTGATCGCAATCTTCGCCGGCGTCGCCGACGGCCAGCGCTTCTCCTCGATGTTCAACACTTACACGATGTCCGAGCATGCCCGTTACAGCCCGGGCCTGATCCTGATGCGTTACATCATCGACCGTTACGCCGAGCGCGGCTACCGATCACTCGACCTCGGCATCGGCTCGGACGACTACAAGCGCATGTTCTGCAAGAGCGACGAGGACATCTTCGACAGCTTCGTGCCCTTGACCTCGCGCGGCAAGCTCGCGGCAATGGCGATGTCCTCGCTGAACCATGGCAAGCGCCTGGTGAAGCAGAACCAGATGCTGTTCGACCTGGCACGGCGGCTGCGCCAGGCGTTCGGTTAG